The following are encoded together in the Desulfococcus multivorans genome:
- a CDS encoding GspE/PulE family protein, whose translation MPKATHIKVELPVSHLKVDTAQSRMKDRVAGLQSQGNKPGVSPEVAFRIKFQIISNKIQMAPNLDQVLNNLKDEIVELFESERITIYVIDGVKRELVSRIVAGKNIHDIRVPVTATSIVGFATYKQRLVNIEDAYDPEELKAIDPNLAFDDSWDKTSGFTTRQVLACPIHFHKYLLGAIQLVNRKDNRPFTKMDEHFIRELAKILGIAMYNLKRAARQAGNKFYYLLQNHSLTQKELKNAIIEAKKRRESIESYLIGVLKIPKKEVIESLAKYYEVPGVLFDPNRPIPTSLMRKGKEAFMKKNLWVPLESDGGKVVIAVDNPHDIQKIDLIKQLYPNNPLDFRVALPGDIIDFIKHFSLEEVRNVGDIDDILHELQREAENDEETEEEFDESDSAVVKLVNKIIHDAYARKASDIHIEPYPGKQNTLVRIRIDGVCSVYQTIPYNYKRAVVSRIKIMAGLDIAERRMPQDGKIQFKKYGGLDIELRVATIPTQGSLEDIVMRILNAGEPIPLANMGFSERNFNRFVELITQPYGIIYVCGPTGSGKTTTLHSALAYINKTETKIWTAEDPVEITQKGLRQVQVHPKIGFNFATAMRAFLRADPDVIMVGEMRDKETTAIGIEASLTGHLVLSTLHTNSAPESITRLLDMGMDPFNFADAILGILAQRLVRTLCKNCKKTYHPTREEHEHLIERYGRYEFEVDFPDLLTYREDMTLYNAPGCIHCNQTGYAGRMAIHELLVATDEAKRMIQMQARLEELKDQAIKDGMRTLEQDGIKKIFDGFTDLKQVRKVCAA comes from the coding sequence ATGCCCAAAGCGACACACATCAAGGTAGAACTCCCCGTCAGCCATTTGAAGGTCGACACCGCCCAATCCAGAATGAAGGACAGGGTCGCCGGTCTCCAATCCCAGGGCAACAAACCCGGCGTCAGCCCCGAAGTCGCTTTCAGAATCAAATTCCAGATCATCAGCAATAAAATTCAAATGGCGCCCAATCTGGATCAGGTTCTCAACAACCTGAAGGATGAGATCGTCGAGCTGTTTGAATCCGAACGCATCACCATTTACGTCATCGACGGCGTCAAACGCGAGTTGGTTTCACGGATCGTCGCCGGCAAAAATATCCATGACATTCGGGTGCCGGTGACCGCCACCAGCATCGTGGGATTCGCGACATACAAACAACGCCTGGTGAACATCGAAGATGCCTACGACCCGGAAGAACTGAAGGCCATCGACCCGAACCTCGCGTTCGACGACAGCTGGGACAAAACCTCCGGATTCACCACCCGTCAGGTGCTGGCCTGCCCGATCCATTTCCACAAATATCTGCTGGGAGCGATTCAGCTGGTTAACCGGAAAGACAACCGGCCCTTCACCAAAATGGACGAGCATTTCATCCGGGAACTCGCCAAGATTCTCGGTATCGCCATGTATAACCTCAAACGGGCGGCTCGCCAGGCCGGCAACAAGTTCTACTATCTTCTCCAAAACCACAGTCTGACCCAGAAGGAACTCAAAAACGCCATCATCGAAGCCAAAAAGCGGCGGGAATCCATCGAAAGCTATCTGATCGGCGTTCTGAAAATTCCCAAAAAAGAGGTCATCGAATCCCTCGCCAAATATTACGAGGTGCCGGGCGTTCTTTTCGACCCCAATCGGCCGATTCCCACTTCGCTGATGCGGAAGGGCAAAGAGGCCTTCATGAAGAAAAACCTCTGGGTCCCCCTGGAAAGCGACGGCGGGAAAGTCGTCATCGCCGTGGACAACCCCCACGACATTCAGAAGATCGACCTCATCAAACAGCTTTATCCCAACAATCCGCTCGATTTCCGGGTCGCGTTGCCCGGCGATATCATCGATTTCATCAAACACTTCTCCCTGGAGGAGGTCAGAAACGTCGGAGATATCGACGATATCCTTCATGAACTTCAACGGGAAGCGGAAAACGACGAGGAGACCGAAGAGGAGTTCGATGAGTCCGACAGCGCCGTCGTCAAGCTCGTCAACAAGATCATCCACGATGCCTATGCCAGAAAGGCGTCGGATATTCACATCGAACCCTATCCCGGAAAACAGAACACCCTGGTGAGAATTCGTATCGACGGCGTGTGCTCGGTTTATCAGACCATCCCTTACAACTATAAGCGGGCCGTCGTTTCCCGAATCAAAATCATGGCGGGTCTCGACATCGCCGAACGGCGGATGCCCCAGGACGGCAAGATACAGTTCAAGAAATACGGGGGCCTCGACATCGAGCTCCGGGTGGCGACCATTCCCACCCAGGGAAGTCTCGAAGACATCGTCATGCGGATCCTGAATGCCGGAGAGCCGATTCCTCTGGCCAACATGGGATTTTCCGAACGGAATTTCAATCGATTTGTCGAGCTTATTACCCAGCCCTACGGCATTATCTACGTCTGCGGCCCCACCGGTTCGGGTAAAACGACGACACTTCATTCCGCTCTCGCCTACATCAACAAGACGGAAACCAAGATCTGGACAGCCGAGGATCCCGTTGAAATTACTCAGAAAGGACTTCGTCAGGTTCAGGTCCACCCCAAGATCGGCTTCAATTTCGCCACGGCCATGCGGGCCTTTCTCCGCGCCGATCCGGATGTCATCATGGTGGGTGAGATGCGCGACAAGGAAACGACGGCCATCGGCATCGAGGCGTCTCTCACCGGACACCTCGTCCTATCGACACTGCATACCAACAGTGCGCCCGAAAGCATTACGCGCCTTCTGGACATGGGGATGGATCCGTTCAACTTTGCCGACGCCATCCTGGGCATCCTCGCCCAGCGTCTTGTGAGAACCCTCTGCAAGAATTGCAAGAAAACCTACCATCCCACTCGGGAAGAGCACGAACACCTGATCGAACGGTACGGCAGGTATGAATTCGAGGTCGATTTTCCCGATCTGCTGACCTATCGTGAGGACATGACGCTCTACAATGCCCCCGGGTGCATTCACTGCAATCAGACCGGGTATGCCGGCCGGATGGCCATCCATGAGCTGCTCGTTGCCACGGATGAGGCCAAGCGGATGATTCAGATGCAGGCCCGCCTCGAGGAATTGAAGGATCAGGCGATCAAGGACGGCATGAGAACCCTCGAGCAGGACGGCATCAAGAAAATCTTCGACGGCTTCACGGACCTCAAGCAGGTCAGGAAGGTCTGCGCCGCATAA
- the pgsA gene encoding CDP-diacylglycerol--glycerol-3-phosphate 3-phosphatidyltransferase, with product MTQWDKLGKLLSNPNFLTMFRIIAAPGVVILLLFPNRLTTAVAMLLFSAAAISDYLDGYFARRWGMISNFGKVMDPVADKLLVSSSLIMLTSLSWIPAWVVCVIIGRELAITGLRVVVIESGEDISASWLGKYKTGFQIAAIISLLIHYPYFNVNFHAIGLFFLWGALLFTIWSGVDYFIKFRKLIDL from the coding sequence ATGACGCAATGGGACAAGCTGGGTAAGCTACTGAGCAACCCCAATTTCTTGACGATGTTTCGCATCATTGCCGCACCCGGCGTGGTGATACTGCTCCTCTTTCCTAACCGATTGACGACGGCGGTGGCCATGCTGTTGTTCAGCGCCGCGGCCATTTCAGACTATCTGGATGGATATTTCGCCCGGCGCTGGGGCATGATCTCCAATTTCGGCAAGGTCATGGACCCGGTGGCCGACAAACTCCTGGTCTCATCCTCCCTGATCATGCTGACGTCCTTGAGCTGGATACCGGCCTGGGTGGTCTGTGTCATTATCGGCAGGGAACTGGCCATCACGGGACTCAGGGTGGTGGTGATCGAGAGCGGAGAGGACATCTCTGCCTCCTGGTTGGGAAAATACAAGACGGGTTTTCAGATTGCCGCCATTATCAGCCTGTTGATTCATTATCCCTATTTCAATGTGAACTTTCACGCGATCGGTCTCTTCTTTCTATGGGGAGCCTTGCTGTTCACCATCTGGTCCGGTGTCGATTATTTCATCAAGTTCAGAAAACTGATCGACCTTTGA
- a CDS encoding branched-chain amino acid ABC transporter permease, translating to MTVSLRKGATPALALLMITGVGLVTTNPYHLQVMTFIGINTLLALGLNLLMGYAGQISLGHAAFYGIGAYTTAILTTTCGLSPWLSLPLAVSAAVLVAFLVGMPTLKLSGYYLGMGTLGFGMIAFIVFREWDTVTGGASGLVGIPPLSIGSLNFSSGKNYFYLVWGILLITVLVSRRIIDSRTGRALRAIHDSEKAARAVGVDTMHLKLKIFVFSAGIAAMAGFLYAHYVNFISPGSFDFLMSVRMVTMVVIGGMASIWGALLGASLLTLLPEWLHAFSDFEMVVYGLIMMGVMIVMPQGLTRGFLDIYERARGRYGR from the coding sequence ATGACCGTATCCCTTCGAAAGGGCGCTACCCCTGCCCTGGCCCTCCTTATGATCACCGGCGTCGGCCTCGTGACCACCAATCCCTACCACCTTCAGGTGATGACCTTCATCGGGATCAACACATTGCTGGCTCTCGGCCTCAACCTGCTCATGGGGTACGCCGGCCAGATCTCCCTGGGCCATGCCGCTTTCTACGGCATCGGCGCCTACACCACGGCGATCCTCACGACGACCTGCGGGCTGTCACCCTGGTTATCGCTTCCCCTGGCGGTGTCGGCCGCGGTATTGGTCGCCTTTCTGGTGGGCATGCCGACACTCAAGCTCTCGGGGTATTACCTCGGCATGGGAACCCTGGGGTTCGGCATGATCGCCTTCATTGTCTTCCGGGAATGGGACACGGTCACCGGGGGGGCCTCAGGGCTCGTCGGGATACCGCCCCTCTCCATCGGCTCCCTCAATTTTTCTTCGGGGAAAAATTATTTCTATCTGGTCTGGGGCATTCTCCTCATAACCGTCCTGGTCTCTCGACGCATCATCGATTCCCGCACGGGTCGAGCCCTCCGTGCCATCCACGACAGCGAAAAAGCAGCACGCGCCGTAGGCGTCGACACCATGCACCTCAAACTGAAGATTTTCGTATTCAGTGCGGGGATCGCCGCGATGGCCGGTTTCCTCTATGCCCACTACGTCAATTTCATCAGCCCGGGAAGCTTTGATTTCCTCATGTCGGTCCGGATGGTGACCATGGTGGTCATCGGCGGTATGGCCAGCATCTGGGGCGCACTTCTGGGGGCGTCCCTTTTGACCCTGCTTCCCGAATGGCTCCATGCCTTTTCAGACTTCGAGATGGTGGTCTACGGGCTCATCATGATGGGGGTCATGATCGTCATGCCCCAGGGCCTGACACGCGGTTTTCTGGACATCTACGAACGCGCCCGAGGTAGATATGGCCGATAA
- a CDS encoding M48 family metallopeptidase, with protein sequence MSCVDDLPRRFLKRIGHPDCKGLMFGNFIHFIVVLLIYATYQPTDTPGFSVVESTTLFFGLFLGYAGLTRVLFRRLERRISTGDFQHLDHLFNRMVTRHSILAIVFFGIDIYVLNLVEAVQHLSFLSMLPTVQALIFISVFIGYLAVLWSVAFDAYRKLYGTDLNRRRYTVSNLAVSIPVLLPWVLLSGFADLVRLLPFESLKRFLSSSEGEIIYFFCFLMIVAVMGPLLIQKFWRCTPLPSGYERSRIEALCRRAGLAYADILNWPLFEGRMITAGVMGLVRRYRYILVTDALLRLLRPEEVDAVIAHEIGHVKRNHILFYLFFFVGYILFSYAVFDLIVYGILLSEPLYRFIIQSGVSQAAMTSTLITLATILVFLVYFRYVFGYFMRNFERQADCYVYTLFNTAGPLISTFEKITLTSGQSPDRPNWHHFSIAERVKYLIKCEQDRRWVRRHDRKVRRSILLYGAAMTVIAVMAYSLNFGDTGKALNANLFERILQRELQQQPDSPELFGLLGDFHYSRNQYAKAAEAYENAIRLGSESAEVFNNLAWLYATCEDASLRFPARALDLAKKASERSNAPHIWDTLAESYFVNGRYEAAVQAGERAYAAAKTDRSYFESQLKKFRRAARID encoded by the coding sequence ATGTCATGTGTCGATGACCTGCCGAGGCGGTTCCTCAAACGCATCGGCCATCCGGATTGCAAGGGGCTCATGTTCGGCAACTTTATCCATTTCATCGTCGTGTTGTTGATCTACGCGACCTATCAGCCAACCGATACGCCCGGCTTTTCGGTTGTGGAATCCACAACGCTTTTCTTCGGGCTTTTCCTGGGATATGCCGGGCTTACCCGAGTGCTGTTCCGAAGACTCGAACGTCGTATTTCCACCGGGGATTTTCAACATCTCGACCATCTTTTCAACCGGATGGTGACCCGGCACTCAATTCTGGCCATCGTATTTTTCGGTATCGATATATACGTATTGAACCTAGTTGAGGCTGTTCAGCACCTTTCCTTTCTCTCGATGCTCCCCACCGTCCAGGCACTCATATTCATTTCGGTTTTCATCGGATACCTGGCCGTCCTCTGGAGCGTCGCCTTCGACGCCTACCGGAAGCTCTACGGAACCGACCTGAATCGCAGGCGCTACACGGTCTCCAATCTCGCGGTATCCATACCCGTGCTGCTGCCATGGGTATTGCTGTCCGGTTTCGCGGACCTTGTTCGCCTGCTGCCGTTCGAATCTCTCAAACGCTTTCTCTCCAGCAGCGAGGGCGAGATAATCTATTTCTTTTGTTTTCTGATGATCGTTGCGGTGATGGGACCGTTGTTGATTCAGAAGTTCTGGAGATGCACGCCGCTTCCGTCGGGGTATGAGAGAAGCCGCATCGAAGCGCTCTGTCGACGGGCCGGCCTGGCATATGCGGATATTCTGAATTGGCCGCTTTTCGAAGGTCGGATGATCACAGCCGGCGTTATGGGGCTCGTTCGACGATACCGTTACATACTCGTCACCGACGCCCTGCTGAGACTGTTGAGGCCGGAGGAGGTGGATGCGGTGATCGCTCACGAGATCGGGCACGTGAAGCGAAACCACATTCTGTTCTACCTGTTCTTCTTTGTAGGCTACATCTTGTTTTCTTATGCCGTGTTCGATCTCATTGTCTACGGCATACTTTTGTCGGAGCCGCTCTACCGGTTCATCATCCAGTCGGGGGTGAGTCAGGCGGCCATGACCTCGACCCTGATCACCTTGGCGACCATTCTCGTTTTTCTGGTCTATTTCAGGTATGTTTTCGGCTATTTCATGCGGAATTTCGAACGCCAGGCCGACTGTTATGTCTATACGCTCTTCAATACCGCGGGCCCGTTGATCTCCACTTTTGAAAAGATTACGCTGACCAGCGGACAATCCCCCGACAGACCCAATTGGCACCATTTCAGCATTGCTGAACGGGTGAAATACCTCATCAAGTGCGAGCAGGATCGGCGTTGGGTCCGCCGCCATGACCGAAAAGTGAGACGGAGCATTCTCCTGTATGGGGCGGCGATGACCGTGATCGCCGTGATGGCCTATTCTCTCAATTTCGGCGATACGGGGAAGGCCCTGAATGCGAATCTCTTTGAGCGGATCCTCCAGCGGGAACTTCAGCAACAGCCGGATTCACCCGAATTGTTCGGGTTGCTGGGGGACTTCCATTACAGCCGGAATCAGTATGCCAAAGCGGCGGAGGCCTATGAAAATGCCATCCGATTGGGATCGGAAAGCGCCGAGGTATTCAACAACCTGGCGTGGCTCTATGCCACTTGTGAAGATGCAAGCCTCCGATTTCCGGCAAGGGCCCTCGACCTCGCGAAAAAGGCATCGGAACGATCAAACGCCCCCCATATCTGGGACACCCTGGCGGAGAGCTATTTTGTCAACGGCCGGTATGAGGCCGCAGTTCAGGCTGGGGAGCGGGCTTACGCGGCCGCCAAAACCGATCGATCCTATTTTGAAAGTCAGCTGAAAAAATTTCGTCGCGCGGCTCGGATCGACTGA
- the dapF gene encoding diaminopimelate epimerase, which produces MNMTKIPFFKMCGSGNDFIIVDNRKKILHEAAFSNLARRLCTRSRSLGADGFVIVDDSSSADFKWHFFNSDGSRAGMCGNGARCVARFAAVNGIAGTDMTFDTDAGVIAARVTDDRVRIRMTDPRGFEPEKRVEIRSGALTVACIDTGVPHVVVAAADIADVDVVGMGRELRYHPVFAPEGTNVNFTFVHEDGRLFNRTYERGVEGETLACGTGAVAAALVMAARDRVRSPVVVMPKSGEPLRIFFERDGSAFSHVFLEGNARIVCTGELWEEAWNWADPDDVMDVGSK; this is translated from the coding sequence ATGAATATGACTAAAATTCCTTTTTTTAAAATGTGTGGCAGCGGGAACGATTTTATCATTGTCGACAATCGGAAAAAAATCCTCCATGAAGCTGCGTTTTCGAACCTGGCGCGCCGCCTCTGCACCCGAAGCCGTTCTCTCGGTGCCGACGGATTCGTGATTGTGGACGATTCTTCCTCCGCGGATTTCAAATGGCATTTTTTCAACTCGGACGGCAGCCGTGCCGGCATGTGCGGCAACGGCGCCCGCTGTGTGGCGCGGTTCGCTGCCGTCAATGGCATCGCCGGAACCGACATGACATTCGATACCGATGCGGGAGTCATTGCGGCCCGGGTGACCGATGATCGGGTGCGTATCCGTATGACCGATCCCCGCGGCTTCGAACCTGAAAAACGAGTGGAGATCCGAAGCGGCGCCCTCACGGTCGCCTGCATCGATACCGGGGTACCCCATGTGGTTGTCGCCGCGGCGGATATCGCGGATGTCGACGTCGTCGGCATGGGGCGGGAGCTGCGGTATCATCCTGTTTTCGCACCTGAGGGGACCAACGTCAATTTCACGTTCGTGCATGAGGACGGACGGCTCTTCAACCGGACCTATGAGCGCGGTGTGGAGGGGGAGACCCTGGCCTGCGGCACCGGCGCCGTAGCGGCGGCATTGGTGATGGCCGCCCGCGACCGGGTCCGCTCCCCGGTCGTCGTGATGCCGAAGAGCGGTGAGCCGCTTCGGATCTTCTTTGAGCGAGACGGATCCGCGTTCAGCCATGTCTTTCTGGAGGGAAATGCCCGCATCGTCTGTACCGGGGAGCTCTGGGAAGAGGCATGGAACTGGGCGGATCCGGACGACGTCATGGACGTCGGAAGCAAATGA
- the fsa gene encoding fructose-6-phosphate aldolase: MKFFIDTANIEEIKEAHSMGMVDGVTTNPSLIAREGRDFEEIIREICGIVDGPISAEVIALDTDGMIAEARDLATIHDNIVVKIPMTVDGLKAVRTLAEEGIRTNVTLIFSPLQALMAAKAGAAYVSPFVGRLDDLSQDGMTLVEQVVDIFDNYGYETEVIVASVRNPVHVLESALIGAHIATIPFKVLGKLAAHPMTDKGIQSFLDDWNKRNH, encoded by the coding sequence ATGAAGTTTTTTATCGATACCGCCAATATCGAAGAAATAAAAGAGGCTCACAGCATGGGCATGGTAGACGGGGTTACCACCAATCCCTCTCTCATTGCCAGGGAGGGACGTGATTTTGAGGAGATCATCCGGGAAATCTGCGGCATTGTCGACGGCCCCATCAGTGCCGAGGTCATTGCTCTGGATACAGACGGCATGATCGCCGAAGCCCGAGATCTTGCCACAATTCATGACAATATTGTCGTCAAGATTCCCATGACCGTAGACGGGCTGAAGGCGGTTCGAACCCTGGCGGAAGAAGGTATCCGAACGAACGTCACCCTGATTTTTTCGCCGCTTCAGGCATTGATGGCGGCCAAAGCCGGCGCCGCCTATGTCAGCCCCTTTGTGGGACGATTGGACGACTTGTCTCAGGACGGCATGACACTGGTGGAGCAAGTTGTGGATATCTTCGATAATTACGGCTATGAAACGGAAGTTATCGTCGCCAGTGTGAGAAACCCGGTTCACGTGTTGGAGAGCGCGCTCATAGGGGCCCACATCGCCACCATACCCTTCAAGGTTCTGGGCAAGCTCGCGGCCCACCCCATGACCGACAAAGGGATCCAGTCCTTTCTCGACGATTGGAACAAGCGTAATCACTAA
- a CDS encoding phenylacetate--CoA ligase family protein: protein MLNLAPNEREQLQLERLQATLNRAYRNVPFHQNRQNLVAGRNGKDPSAIERVEDIAALPFMERKHLGEHYPYGLFAVPLKDIVRIHTAPGTTRHPTVTGYTRQDLRMWREMVGRAFTAAGITSEDILQIDLDPGLANWGRDYKDGAESMDVAVIPNTPLSPSKQLMVLRDYKTSALVTTPSRAIQLTDLMFKAELNPTALNLKRLILVGEPLMPEVRRRLESRLHVETWHQFGLSEVPGPAIAFECRDHHGLHINEDHFLPEIVDPVSGDVLPRGETGELVLTTLTTRAFPLIRFRTGEKARLMADTCPCGTTFLKLEWFEDRTDDILNINGVKVHPSQITRHIEDALSFVPKYRAAVREAEGEKKLLEAAIAMDDRLFSDEIKILEKRIHQLESSLRENLGVPVRIRLMETSLL, encoded by the coding sequence ATGCTGAATCTTGCCCCCAACGAGCGGGAACAGCTCCAACTGGAGCGGCTTCAGGCCACCCTGAACCGGGCCTACCGGAACGTGCCGTTCCACCAGAACCGCCAGAACCTCGTGGCGGGACGAAACGGGAAGGATCCGTCCGCCATCGAACGGGTCGAGGATATCGCCGCGCTGCCTTTCATGGAACGAAAACACCTGGGCGAACATTACCCCTACGGCCTTTTTGCCGTTCCGCTCAAAGACATCGTACGCATCCATACGGCCCCCGGAACCACCCGGCACCCCACGGTTACGGGCTACACCCGCCAGGATCTCCGCATGTGGCGGGAAATGGTCGGTCGTGCTTTCACGGCTGCGGGGATCACCTCCGAAGACATCCTTCAGATCGACCTGGATCCCGGCCTGGCCAATTGGGGTCGGGATTACAAGGACGGCGCCGAATCCATGGACGTCGCCGTCATCCCCAATACCCCCCTCTCCCCCAGCAAACAGCTCATGGTGCTGAGAGATTACAAGACATCGGCCCTCGTCACGACCCCGTCCCGTGCGATTCAGCTGACCGATCTGATGTTCAAGGCCGAACTCAACCCCACGGCCCTCAACCTCAAGCGGCTGATCCTGGTGGGAGAACCCCTCATGCCGGAGGTGCGTCGACGCCTTGAATCCCGGCTCCACGTGGAGACATGGCATCAATTCGGGCTCAGCGAAGTCCCGGGGCCGGCCATCGCCTTTGAATGCCGGGATCACCACGGACTTCACATCAATGAAGACCATTTTCTCCCGGAAATCGTGGACCCTGTATCCGGCGACGTGCTGCCGCGGGGAGAGACGGGCGAGCTGGTGCTCACCACCCTGACCACCCGGGCCTTTCCCCTCATCCGTTTCCGTACCGGCGAAAAGGCCAGGTTGATGGCGGATACGTGCCCCTGCGGAACAACCTTCCTCAAGTTGGAATGGTTTGAGGATCGGACGGACGATATCCTCAACATCAACGGGGTCAAGGTTCACCCGAGCCAGATTACCCGGCATATTGAAGACGCCCTGTCCTTCGTTCCGAAATACCGCGCCGCCGTCAGGGAAGCAGAAGGCGAAAAAAAACTTCTCGAAGCGGCCATTGCCATGGACGACCGCTTGTTTTCCGATGAAATCAAGATCCTCGAAAAACGGATTCACCAATTGGAAAGCAGTCTCCGTGAAAACTTAGGGGTTCCCGTCCGGATCCGGCTCATGGAAACGAGCCTTCTCTGA
- a CDS encoding ABC transporter ATP-binding protein, which translates to MLQIKNLRCYYGRIMAIKGVSISVRRGELITLIGANGSGKSTLLMSICGLLSAWKGEIAFEDASLKGMDPPAIVRKGISLVPEGRQVFAPLSVLDNLKLGAYTRYRRKEHTEINRDIGRITDLFPILGHRAAQPAGTLSGGEQQMLAIGRALMARPRLLALDEPSMGLAPIMVEKILDTLVRLKEEGLTILLIEQNAQAALKIADRGYVLETGKIVLEGTGGDLLSDVEVKRAYLGKDYEEFFEERG; encoded by the coding sequence ATGCTGCAAATCAAGAATCTCCGATGCTACTACGGCAGAATCATGGCCATCAAAGGCGTCAGCATTTCCGTGCGCCGGGGAGAGCTCATCACCCTCATCGGCGCCAACGGCTCCGGCAAGAGCACTCTGCTGATGTCGATCTGCGGACTGCTTTCCGCCTGGAAGGGGGAGATCGCCTTCGAGGATGCCTCCCTCAAGGGGATGGACCCGCCTGCCATCGTCCGGAAAGGCATCAGCCTCGTGCCCGAGGGTCGACAGGTCTTCGCACCCTTGAGTGTCCTGGATAACCTGAAATTGGGCGCCTACACCCGATACCGCCGTAAAGAACACACAGAAATCAATCGGGATATCGGCCGAATCACTGATCTGTTTCCGATTCTGGGACACCGTGCCGCGCAGCCCGCCGGGACACTCTCGGGGGGAGAACAGCAGATGCTGGCCATCGGACGGGCTCTAATGGCCAGGCCGCGCCTCCTGGCGCTTGACGAACCGTCCATGGGCCTGGCCCCCATAATGGTGGAAAAGATCCTCGACACCCTGGTCCGGCTCAAGGAAGAGGGGCTGACCATCCTCCTGATCGAGCAGAATGCCCAGGCCGCACTGAAAATCGCCGATCGCGGGTATGTTCTGGAAACGGGGAAGATCGTTTTAGAGGGCACCGGCGGGGATCTCCTTTCGGACGTGGAGGTCAAGCGGGCATACCTGGGTAAAGACTACGAAGAATTCTTTGAAGAGAGGGGATGA
- the folK gene encoding 2-amino-4-hydroxy-6-hydroxymethyldihydropteridine diphosphokinase, with product MTVDRGTAAFISLGSNIGDKRGYCQKGIDGLRAAHRTTITALSRFYRTEPVDYKDQDWFVNGVVRIDTELDPYALLDLLHTIEQAAGRERKGVRFGPRTLDMDIILYGNWVVNTPTLSIPHPRMHKRRFVLQPLCDIDPTVVHPVFLKNAQYLLEHLDDEGQKMFPCEESETVLF from the coding sequence ATGACCGTGGATCGCGGAACGGCAGCCTTCATCTCCCTGGGTTCCAACATCGGCGACAAGCGGGGATATTGTCAGAAGGGGATCGACGGTCTGCGGGCCGCCCACCGTACGACCATCACCGCGCTATCGCGTTTCTATCGAACCGAACCGGTGGATTACAAGGATCAGGACTGGTTTGTCAATGGGGTGGTGCGCATCGATACGGAACTGGATCCGTATGCGCTTCTCGATCTCTTGCATACCATCGAACAGGCGGCGGGAAGGGAGCGAAAGGGGGTCCGTTTCGGGCCGCGGACTCTGGATATGGACATCATTCTCTATGGGAATTGGGTCGTGAATACTCCCACGCTCTCCATTCCGCATCCCCGCATGCACAAAAGACGCTTTGTATTGCAACCGCTTTGTGATATAGATCCGACCGTTGTCCACCCCGTATTCCTTAAGAATGCTCAATATCTTCTCGAGCATCTCGATGACGAAGGCCAGAAAATGTTTCCCTGCGAAGAATCAGAAACGGTGTTGTTTTGA
- a CDS encoding ABC transporter ATP-binding protein, with product MADKPKLLTLQEISKAFGGVQALSGISFAVDEGVIMGLIGPNGAGKTTLFNVITGAYTADSGNIFLEGVSIRGKRIQDIVRLGISRTFQNVELFERMSVIENIMVGGHVRTRTGLWGAVTRLPAVRKEETALKARARKLLDFVGLTVAPDQRSGDLPFGWQRLLEIARALASDPKVLLLDEPAAGLNAVETERLGILIRKIRDLGVTVMLVEHDMSLTMNVCDRILVLDQGRMLAEGAPREIQSNAAVMSAYLGTG from the coding sequence ATGGCCGATAAACCGAAGCTCCTGACGCTTCAGGAAATATCCAAGGCCTTCGGCGGGGTGCAGGCCCTGTCAGGCATATCCTTTGCCGTTGATGAAGGCGTCATCATGGGACTCATCGGTCCCAACGGCGCAGGGAAGACAACGCTCTTCAACGTGATCACCGGTGCCTACACGGCGGATTCGGGAAATATATTTCTCGAGGGCGTCTCCATCCGCGGAAAGCGAATCCAGGACATCGTCCGCCTGGGCATCTCCCGTACCTTTCAAAATGTAGAGCTCTTCGAAAGGATGTCGGTCATCGAAAACATCATGGTCGGCGGTCACGTCAGAACCCGAACCGGTTTATGGGGCGCCGTCACCCGACTTCCGGCGGTTCGAAAAGAGGAGACGGCCTTGAAAGCGCGCGCCCGGAAACTTCTCGATTTCGTCGGCCTCACCGTGGCGCCCGATCAACGGAGCGGCGATCTTCCCTTCGGCTGGCAGCGACTGCTGGAAATCGCCCGGGCCCTTGCGTCGGACCCCAAGGTGCTCCTTTTGGATGAGCCCGCCGCCGGCCTGAACGCAGTGGAAACCGAACGGTTGGGAATACTGATTCGAAAAATACGGGATCTCGGTGTAACGGTCATGCTGGTGGAGCATGACATGAGCCTCACCATGAACGTCTGCGACCGAATCCTTGTCCTCGATCAAGGCCGGATGCTGGCCGAAGGGGCTCCCCGGGAAATCCAATCCAATGCGGCCGTCATGTCCGCCTATCTCGGAACCGGCTGA